The genomic stretch TTGTTGCCTCTTTGCCATTTTCTAATGATGGAATACCTAAAATACTGTCTATAGCAGATAAAACAGCTAAAGAACTTTCTAGTGGTATTATAAAATATATTCTATATTCTATTGATAGAATAGGGCTCCAAGAAAGTTTTAAGAACAAATTTGAGGTGTATGATATTGTCTGAGGACTTTATATCTTCAGTAAAAGATAAGATGGAAAAAGCTAAAGCTTTGGCTATAACGCTAGGAACTATCATAGGTAGAGTAGCAAAATATATTCCAAATAGAATTGATGAAGAAAATAATATTGTAAATATAATCTTAGACGCTCAGACGTATTATAAGTATCCATTTCTAGGAAGGATAGGAATTCTTTTAGGAGCTATTGACATTAAAACCCTTTATTTTATCCTTTTGAGAGTAGTTGGTTATGAGCGAAGTGACGTATCATCATTATTATTTTCAGATTCGCCCTTGCTCTCAGTAAATGAGACAAATGATGAAGAACCAAGTTCATTAGTATCGAACGTTGTAATTAAGTGCGAAATGCTAACTAAAATAAACGTTCTTGAATCTACAGAACCAGAAGCAGCAGATATAATAATTGAACCACAGTCACCTGTGATTTTACCTAACCCAGATATAATAGAAAGGGCTTTAGATACTAATAGGGGTCTTCTAAGACTAGGCTTTCTTGATTCTCCAGAAAATAAAATCAAAGTTAGTATTAGCTTGGATGATCTCAATTACCACATGTTAGTTTTAGGGACTACTGGTGCCGGAAAAACGTCCTTTGTAAAAGATCTAATAGCTGGAATATATAAAGTCACTGAAGATACAAAAGTTTTTATATTTGATGCAACTGGTGATTATTATCATCTCTTTTTGCCTCCAGATAAGAGTAATAAGTTAGTGAATGAAAGTCTTTCTATGTTTGAGAATTTATATTCTAGAATCAATGATATAAAATTAGGGATTATATATCCTGTCTCTAGAAAATGGCTAAAGAAATACACAGATGGCAAAAAGGATTTATTATCTATAACTTCCTCGTACTATAAGCTGTATGTAGAACCAATTATAAATTATCTTAAAAGGAAAGGCTTTAACTTTTATATATCCGTTAATCCTGGGAGTATTGTTATTAGTAATAGTGAATGGAAAGCAGAAACTCATATCTTCCCCTTTTATTTTAGATTTAACGATGTAAAGAAATTAATACATAGGTTAAATCCGTATTTTTCTGAGCAAGCAACTCAATTTCTCAAAATATTGATAAAGAAAAAAGGAAGCGAATTCAACTCTTTAGATGATTTAATAGAAGCTATGAATACTGATGATATAGAGAAGCTTAGTATACACAAAAGTACAAAGGAAAACATCATACGAGGTTTATACTTACTAAAAGAAACTGGATTATTTGATGTAGGCGTAAAAAAAGAACCCTTAAAGAAAATATTGCAAGATTCTCATAAGCTATTGGTTCTAGATTTATATAATAGTGAATTAGATGATTTTTCCCAAAAAATAATATCATATTATTTTCTAGATAAGATATTCGAACTTAGAGAGCTTAATATGAAGAAGGGCAATCTTAAGGACAGATTAGTCCTCATCATTGATGAGGCTCATAAATTTTTCCCATCGAGTAAGGGTAGTGAAGATGATGCAAACTATGTTAAAAGAGTAGCAGGAAAAATATCAACAATGATGAGACTTGGAAGAAGGAGAAGAGTGGGTTTTATTTTCTCTACGCATAATCCCAATGATCTTTCTGATATAATTGTGCAATTAGCAAACACTAAGGTGATTTTCAGAATTAAGCCTGAGGTAGCTGAAAATTTAGGATTATCGAGGAGCGATGCGAAAATTTTAAGCTGGGAAAAAAATGGCGTTGCATATTTATTATCTCCATGGTTAAGAGAGGGAAAAATTAAAATACGAGTTCCAGTACCACCTCCTTTAGGGCATTACGATTTATCTAAGGCTGGTTAAGATGAGTGAATTAGCAGTTTCGTTAAGAAAAATGAAAAGTAAAGGAGATAAAGAAAGTGTTTTACGGTTCTTAAGAGAGATAATGAAATTAATCCCTCCTTCAGATGATTTTGGTATCTCTCTATCAAAAAAAGGAGTTCATGAGTATGTTCTAGATAGGAACGGCGTTGTAGTTATTTCATTGTCAGAAGATGAATTTTTACCTTTTTTCTCAGCTAATCATAAAAGAATAGAGCTAGATAAAATACCTGATGATGTATTAAGAGATATAAAAGTAAATTGGAAAAATATACTAGATCAACTGAGAGATTATGTATTAGAGTATGCTAAGTTAGATAAAAAATATTTAAAAGTAGCTGATGAAATAAATGGTGTTTTATTTGAGAATCTATAATACTAAGGTAACAACTAAAAGGCTCATTCATTATGAAAATACTAATTTCTTAGGTAGATTGCATGGAGGAGATATGCTGAATTTTCTTGTAGATACTGGAATGATTTCGGCAATGAAAGTGGCTAGAGGTTTAGCTGTAATAGCCTCAATTGATGATGTTGTATTTAAAAAACCCATAATGCTAGGTGATATAATAGATATTGAGGCTGAAGTAGATTACGTAGGTAATACTTCAATGGAAGTGTCTATGAGGGCTATTAAGGTAGACGAAGTATTAGTAGAAGCTTTTGCTACATATGTTAAGGTTGATGAATTTCTAAGACCAACTATTGTAGAGAATAAAGTTTATGCAGAAAGTAATGAAGAGTTAGAAAGGTATAATAAAGCATTAAAAAGAAGGCAAGAAAGGGCGGAAAATATTAAGGATAGATTAAGAAAGAGATATGATACCTCAGATCCTACATATGGGTTAAGGTATAGAACTGAATCAACGTATTTTGTAACTCCAGATATGACTTATGATGGAAGAATAATTTCAGCTGGCAAATTGCTTAAATTAATGGATGATATTGGTGGTGCATTATGTCTCAATTATATATCAGAAGAAGGTGCGGTAGTTACAGTCTCTATTAATAGCACTAGCTTTTATACTCCCATAAGACTTTCAGATATTATAAAAATAAGAGCTGGAATTTCTTATGTAGGTAGCACTTCTTTTGAAGTGATACTAAATGTGATAAGATTAGATCCTAGGAATTTTGTAGAAGAGCACGTAACCACAGCATATTTTAATTATGTTAGAATAGATAAATCCGGAAGGCCAACTAAGGTAAAGGAATACACTCCAATAACAGAAAGAGAAAAACAAGCATATCAAGAAGCTATAGAAAGGCGTAAAAAATTTCTTAAATCATAATCCTACTTTCCAATAATATATCCACTTTCATTAAGATTGTTATTTATAAATCAAAGAAAATTAGCTTTACTTAAGTTAAGTTAGATTTATACTAATATATACGTAAATGATTATGATGAAAGCCTTAATTTTTGAGAAATCAGGAATTGAAAACCTAAAAATATCTAATGTAAAAGAACCAACCTTAGGTCCACACGATGTCCTTGTAAAAGTAAAAATGGCTGGAATTAATCCTATTGATTATTTTGTAGTCAACTATATACCAGTAACTCCTATGCCACATATCCCTGGTGCAGAAATATATGGTGAAGTCGTTAAAGTGGGGGATCACGTAAAAAGTATAAACATAGGTGATAAGGTAGTAGTGTACAATAGAGTATTTGATGGAAAGTGCGATATGTGTCTACAAGGTATGGAACAATTATGTAGAAATGGTGGAATAATTAGCATAATAACTAATGGTGGTTTTTCGGAGTATTTTTCTGTTTCAGAACAGAATCTTGTAAAAGTTGAAGGGATTAATGACGAGATAGCTGCAAGTTTACCAGTAGCTGCATTAACTGCTTATCATGCATTAAACTCTGTACAAGTATTTGGAAAAACTGTAGTAGTTTTCGGTGCTAGTGGAAATACTGGACAATTTGCAGTTCAATTTGCTAAAATGATGGGAGGTTATGTTATCGCAGTAAGTAACAAAAGTTGGGTTAAAGAATTTGGTGCGGATGAAGTAGTTAGTTATGATAAGGTGGAGGAGAAAGTGAAAGAACTGACTAATGGAAGAATGGCAGATATAGTTATAAATTCGGTTGGATCATCCGTTTGGGGTAAAAGTCTATCACTTCTAGGGTTAAATGGAAAACTCTTGTTCTTTGGAGGTATAACAGGTAGTAATGTAAGTTTAGATTTAGGAGTAATTTACGGAAAACATGCTAGCTTATTAGGAACTACAGGAGGTAACAGGAAGGAGTTAGTAGAATTAGCATCTATGGCTAAGAAATTGAAAGTAAAAGTATGGAAAGTAACAAAACTGGAAGAAGGAAAAGAAGCCTTAGAGGATTTGTTTAACAAAAATAGAGATGGAAGAATATTAATAAAAATTGAATAAAAAATATTTTTATTTTTTACTCCCAATAACCAATAGTTGAAGAAGTTGTAGTTGATGAAGAACTCGAAGTTGTAGTTGATGAGGTAGAAGTTATAGCAGGCATTGTTAATATCCATGGCACTGGTCTAAAGAATGTTAAGTTCACAACTATTCCATTTCCGATTATTATTGGATCTTTAAATACATATCCACTTGATAACCAAGTCCACATAGTGGTTGATTGTGAATCTGATGTTATTACAACTGTTATCCATGGTTGTGTAGAGTATAGTTTAGTAGTTACTTGACCATTTATTGCATAGGCAAAACCTAATATTGGGGTTTGTCCATTCGGTGCGTTAGGTAGATTGTTTAACTGATAATAGATTATTGAGAAGTCATATGTCTTTAATGTTGTATTAGATGTTGTGTTTATTATATATGATCCAGGTTTGATTATAGTTATAATGTTTCCTGCGAAGACTACTCCTCCTTCAGTACCATTTATCTGATAAGTATATGCAACTACTGGATTCATACCGTATACTGGGCTTACACTAACACTTGCTGGCATAGGTGATTGACCTACTGGCGTTTGTGAGGCTTCAAATATCCATATTACTGGTTTAAAGAATTGTATGTTTGCTATTACTCCATCTCCATATAACCAATGATCAGCGAATTTGTAACCTCCACCAACATATACTGTTCCATTAAATGTACCTCCAAACCATGTCCATGAAGTCCATGTGTCAGTTGCCCCTAACACTATAGTAATTGCAGGCGATGGGGATTTTGTGGCAGTAACTAGCTCCCATGCCGGTGTGATTTGTCCATTAATTGCGAATGCAAAAGCATATAGTGGTGTGTAGGACGTGTTAGGTGGTGCGTATACTCCTTCCATACTAAATGTTATTACAGAGAAGTTGTATAATGATAATGTCTGATTAGTCATTGAATTATAAGCATAAGTACCAGGCTGTATTGTAACAATTATATTACCGTCAGCAATTACAGCACCTTTTGTCGCATTAACGGTTACTGTACTTTCACTATTTACTATAAAGGTAGCTGGTCCTAATGGGTAATAAATTGTATCTGAGGCTATTGGGACCATTTGTACGTTCCATACCTGTTTGACTATTTGCCACATACTATCAGTTGAGTTATACACGAAGTAAGTAGTTACTATTGAATGCATATCATAAATTGCTGGGAAACCAGGTTGACCTTGATTTACGAATCCAAATATAACCGTATCATTAACTGTTAATGTAGCATTAGCTCCAGATGGTGATAAATTAATTTGAACTATGGGTGGTACTGCCGTTCCATTAGGTAATAGATTCTGTAAGTATTCTAATACAAATATAAAGTAACTATCCCATGTACTAAAGAAGCTTTCTATATTTGATAATCCTTGGTATGTTCCGGCCTTTAACCCTGGTGGTAAAGTACCATTAATTATAAGGGTTGCTGAGGGTGAGAAGTATGTTGCTATAACATTTGGTGGAAATTCTGCACCTAATGCATTTATCTCATATAAGTATTCTTCCAATACCTGATTAGACTGTAATATATGTTGCGAAGGATAGCCAGCTATTACTGTTGATGGCGGCACTTCATTTCCTTTCCACATTAAACTTGTAATATATGGTACTCCATGTATGTATTGTACTATAATTGTGTTAGATGCATTGAATACTTGTAGATATATTGGATCATTAGTCGGTGCTACAAAATACTGTACTACATCAGTTATTTCATATGTATTATTACCTAATGCTGTAACTGTAGGTAATGCAGTAGTATAGAAGTAAACAGTTTCATATGTAGAGAAGAAGTCAGACAACCAAGTAGAGTTAAATGTTGAAAGCGAATAAGTTCCAGGGAATGGTACACCTTCTATTGTTGCTGTGAAGTTTGATGCTAAGAATGGGGTAACATCGTTGGGATTCTCAATTGCAATACCATCATAAAATAGCATTACGACATCTAATGCAGCACCTTCTTTTCCAGAAGTTGTTTTAGCTGCTTGTAATTGAGATTCTAATATACTTATATTATGTTCAGCTTCCATATACAGAGTTTGATACATGCTAAGTAGTGATTCGTTTCCTTTCAAGTATGTTAAAAGTGTATTGTACATTGATTCTAATGCAGTATAATTCTTAGATAATTGAGAATATTTTGACTGTAGTGACATATATTGATTGCTTAGATTCATATAGGTAGATGAAAGTGAAGATAACGAAGAATAGGATGATTGTAGTGCTGAGTATTTTCCAGATATAGTTGAATATTCATAAAAACCTACTGCTGCAACTATAAGTAGTATTATAACTACTACTGCAAATATTATGTTTGAAATCCCCTTCATTTTAGGTCAAAGTTACATCATATTTTACTATTTTTAAACTTTTACCCAAAATTACAACGTATATGTTATGATGTTAGCGTTCAGTTTTAAATTTGCTAAACATAGGTATCCCTATAAAAATTACATATGATTAAATTCGAATATTTTGAAAGGCTTAAGGAGTTAATAAATAATATGGTATCTTTAAAATTGATACATATGATACTTTATTACTATATAGTTTATATTAAAAACTCTACTTATCCTTTTTCTTAAGTTATTAAAGGAATATATGTGAAAATATTGCCGATACTTGTATACTGAGTAAGTAAAATCTCTATAGAGAGCAGACACTAAGACAATATGTATGTATACGTTAGTTAGATTTTTAGCTAATTGATGAGACTATTTAGGATTCAACCTTTAATTGAGGTGTTTTTTGAACTAGTCCTATCGATTTTATATTCAAGTGACTTACAAGGTATGATGGGACATAACCTAGAGACAGTTGATGAATAAACTGATTTAGGCTAGTAGTATTTCTGTTTCTGTTGTTTTAACGTCTAATTTCTTTTGGAATTTTCTATTAGCTCTTAGTCTATTCTGCTATTTCTAAGTAGAACAATTCTGTGATATTTAGGTGTCTAAAAGTAAAATGATAGTTATAGAGGTATTTTATATGTTTCATCGGTTTGCACTACATAATCTAACAGAGACGTAGCTTGTTATCTCATTTTGTTAAAATAGAATAAAAATCTTAAAAACCTCATAAGTATCAAAAATTCATAATTATACTAGATTTTTATGTTTAATCTTTTGTTTAAGAAGTCTAGCCATAAGAAAAAGGATAAGGAGAAGCCAAAGAATCCCATAAAGTAAGCTTGTGAAATATTGTTATTTGAAACTAATGCAGTTAGTGCACTACCTCCAGCTGAGGCGAAGCTTTCACCAGCGTTAAAAATGCCTAAAATTGCTCCTCTATTTTTCTGAAGATTTTTAAATATAAGTGAAAAGAAGGATGTGCTATATAGAGGATATAATGAGCCAAAGGTTATAAAAGGGATAAATATAGAATCTGAAATATTAATTTTTAAAAATGTTATTAGACTCATGAATATCATTATAATACCTCTTAAACTCATAACTAGAAAACTGTAGTAAATTTCATTTCCTTTTATGATTTTTACCGATTTGTTATACATGAATTCATTTATTATATACAGAAACGTATAACTTAAGAAATAGATATATTTAGGGATTCTAAACAAAGTGAGTGTAGGTATATATGTTACATAAAATATCTCTGCTGATAAATTAAACATAGAGAAGGAGATTAAAGCTTCATATAGGTCTTTTATTGCTTTACTTTTCTCTTTCTTATCCTCTCTAATTTCACCTTTATATCTGGGTACAAATATAATGTTAAGTACTAAGGCAACTAGAAATAGAATGAGCATTATTCTAAAATCAGAAATTAATGCTCCTAGTAAACTTCCTATTATATTCCCTGCTAAGGAAAGTTGCGAAAGTCTCACATTTCCTAATACAGTTTTTTCAGCTTCTAATTGTTCTAAAAGTAAGACAGAATATAATGGTCCGTCAAGCGCTGAGAAAAAACCTAAAATTGTATATCCTAT from Sulfolobus sp. S-194 encodes the following:
- a CDS encoding ATP-binding protein, coding for MILSEDFISSVKDKMEKAKALAITLGTIIGRVAKYIPNRIDEENNIVNIILDAQTYYKYPFLGRIGILLGAIDIKTLYFILLRVVGYERSDVSSLLFSDSPLLSVNETNDEEPSSLVSNVVIKCEMLTKINVLESTEPEAADIIIEPQSPVILPNPDIIERALDTNRGLLRLGFLDSPENKIKVSISLDDLNYHMLVLGTTGAGKTSFVKDLIAGIYKVTEDTKVFIFDATGDYYHLFLPPDKSNKLVNESLSMFENLYSRINDIKLGIIYPVSRKWLKKYTDGKKDLLSITSSYYKLYVEPIINYLKRKGFNFYISVNPGSIVISNSEWKAETHIFPFYFRFNDVKKLIHRLNPYFSEQATQFLKILIKKKGSEFNSLDDLIEAMNTDDIEKLSIHKSTKENIIRGLYLLKETGLFDVGVKKEPLKKILQDSHKLLVLDLYNSELDDFSQKIISYYFLDKIFELRELNMKKGNLKDRLVLIIDEAHKFFPSSKGSEDDANYVKRVAGKISTMMRLGRRRRVGFIFSTHNPNDLSDIIVQLANTKVIFRIKPEVAENLGLSRSDAKILSWEKNGVAYLLSPWLREGKIKIRVPVPPPLGHYDLSKAG
- a CDS encoding MFS transporter, with translation MKYFVGQTFIIAGLTMLSLLYPISLYQNTHSMVLLGLSITLNNIANGIGSYIWGVIIDKSKERYSFFILLPSVGMIISYLILKTSLGVIGYTILGFFSALDGPLYSVLLLEQLEAEKTVLGNVRLSQLSLAGNIIGSLLGALISDFRIMLILFLVALVLNIIFVPRYKGEIREDKKEKSKAIKDLYEALISFSMFNLSAEIFYVTYIPTLTLFRIPKYIYFLSYTFLYIINEFMYNKSVKIIKGNEIYYSFLVMSLRGIIMIFMSLITFLKINISDSIFIPFITFGSLYPLYSTSFFSLIFKNLQKNRGAILGIFNAGESFASAGGSALTALVSNNNISQAYFMGFFGFSLSFFLWLDFLNKRLNIKI
- a CDS encoding acyl-CoA thioesterase, which codes for MFYLRIYNTKVTTKRLIHYENTNFLGRLHGGDMLNFLVDTGMISAMKVARGLAVIASIDDVVFKKPIMLGDIIDIEAEVDYVGNTSMEVSMRAIKVDEVLVEAFATYVKVDEFLRPTIVENKVYAESNEELERYNKALKRRQERAENIKDRLRKRYDTSDPTYGLRYRTESTYFVTPDMTYDGRIISAGKLLKLMDDIGGALCLNYISEEGAVVTVSINSTSFYTPIRLSDIIKIRAGISYVGSTSFEVILNVIRLDPRNFVEEHVTTAYFNYVRIDKSGRPTKVKEYTPITEREKQAYQEAIERRKKFLKS
- a CDS encoding alcohol dehydrogenase catalytic domain-containing protein — its product is MKALIFEKSGIENLKISNVKEPTLGPHDVLVKVKMAGINPIDYFVVNYIPVTPMPHIPGAEIYGEVVKVGDHVKSINIGDKVVVYNRVFDGKCDMCLQGMEQLCRNGGIISIITNGGFSEYFSVSEQNLVKVEGINDEIAASLPVAALTAYHALNSVQVFGKTVVVFGASGNTGQFAVQFAKMMGGYVIAVSNKSWVKEFGADEVVSYDKVEEKVKELTNGRMADIVINSVGSSVWGKSLSLLGLNGKLLFFGGITGSNVSLDLGVIYGKHASLLGTTGGNRKELVELASMAKKLKVKVWKVTKLEEGKEALEDLFNKNRDGRILIKIE